In Paramicrobacterium humi, the genomic stretch GCAGATCGGGCTCGGCGTGTACAAGGTGCCGGCCGAGCAGACCGCCGACGTCGTGCTCACGGCGCTCGAGGCGGGCTATCGGCACGTGGACACGGCGACGCTGTACCGCAACGAGAAGGCGGTGGGCGAGGGCATTCGCCGCAGCGGCGTGCCGCGCGAGGAGCTGTTCGTCACGACAAAGGTGTGGGACGACGACCACGGCTACGACAGCACGCTCGCGGCGTTCGACCGCAGCCTCGATCTGCTCGGTCTCGATTACCTCGACCTGTACCTGATCCACTGGCCCGTGCCGAGCCGTGACCGCTACGTCGAGACCTGGCACGCGCTCGAGCGGCTCGCCGCCGACGGCCGCGTGCGCTCGATCGGCGTCTCGAACTTCCACGCCCACCACCTCGAGCGGCTCTCCGCCGAGAGCGAGAGCGTTCCCGCGGTCAACCAGATCGAGACGCATCCGTGGCTGCCTCAGCATGAGGACCGCGCGTACGGGGAGACGCACGGCATCGTCACCGAGGCGTGGTCGCCGCTCGCGCGCGGCCGCGTGCTCGGTGATGAGACCCTCGGTCGGCTCGCCGCCAAGCACGGCGTGAGCGCCGCCCAGATCGTCATCCGCTGGCACCTTCAGCTCGGCAACGTCGTGATCCCCAAGTCGGTCACGCCCGCACGCATCCGCGAGAACCTCGACGTCTTCGGCTTCGAGCTCGATTTCGAAGATCTCGCGGCGATCGCCGAGCTCGAGACGGGGGAGCGCACGGGATCAGATCCCGACGACCACTGAAGGGCTTGCGCTAGTAAGGTTAGGCAACCCATACTAGAGACGTGCAGAATGAGACGGATGCCGCGACCCTGACGCCCGTGCGTCCCGCGTTCTGCAACTTCGACCTCACCGTCGGCCGCGTCCGCCGGCTCAGCCCGCACTTCACGCGCATCACGTTCACGGGCGACGAGCTCGATCACTTCGGCACAGAGGGGCTCGATCAGCGGATCAAGATCGTGCTCCCGCTGGCCGCGACGGGGTTCGACACGTTCCCGTCCGGGCCGGACTGGTATGGCGCGTGGCGGCAGCTGCCCGACGAGCAGCGCAACCCCTTCCGCACGTACTCGATCCGCGCGATTCGCTGCGACCAGCGTGAGCTCGACGTCGACTTCGTCTCCCACGGCGACGGCGGTCCCGCCTCTGCCTGGGCGGCGACGGCGCGCGCCGGTGATCGGGCGGTCGTCGTTGGCCCCGACGCGCGAGCGGGGGAGTCGCGTGTCGGCATCTCCTGGAACCCCGGAGCCGCGCGGCACCTGCTGATCGCCGGTGACGAGACGGCGGTGCCTGCGGTCAGCGCGATCCTCGCGCAGCTCCCGAGCGACGCCGTCGGCCGGGTCTTCCTCGAGGTGCCGAGTGCGGCGGACATGCTCGAGGTCCGCGCACCCGAGGGCGTTCACGTGCACTGGCTGCCGCGTGCCGTCCCGGACGCCGACTACGGGATGCGCCTCGTCGACGCCGTGCGCGGCTGGGTGCGCGAGCACGTTCGTGAGGTCTCTGCCACCCGGATCGAACTCGGCGACATCGACATCGACGCCGAGATCCTCTGGGACGTCCCCGATCCGGCATCGGCGCCGGGACCCGAGGACATGTACGCCTGGATCGCGGGCGAGGCCGGCGCCGTGAAGACGCTTCGCCGGTTCCTCGTCTCCGAGACCGGCCTCGACCGTCGCGCCGTCGCCTTCATGGGCTATTGGCGCCTCGGCAAATCAGAGGTCTGACGCTTCCGCCCACCCCGACAGTAAGGACCCTTGTGCCCTCTCCGCGCCGAATTCTCGCCGGCACGCTCGCGCTCGCCGCGGCCGTCGCCCTCAGCGGCTGCTCCGCCCCTGCGGCATCCGATGTGCCCGCCGAATCGGCGTCATCGGCCTTTCCCGTCACGATCCGGAGCAGCCTCGGTGACGCGACTGTCGCCGCGCAGCCCGAGCGCGTGCTGACGCTCGGCCAGGGCACGGCGGACACCGTCGTCGCGCTCGGCATCACGCCCGTCGCCGTCGAGGCCGACGCGTGGGGCGGCGACGCCGACGGGTATCAGCCGTGGGTGCGGGAAGCCATCGAGGAGCGCGGCGACGCACTGCCCGCGCTCATTGCGGGCGGCACCGAGATCGACATGGACGCGGTCGTCGCCGCCGATCCGGATCTGATCCTCGCGCCGCAGTCAGGGCTCACGCAAGACCAGTTCGACGTGCTCTCGAAGCTCGCCCCGACCGTCGCGTATCCCGGGCAGGCGTGGAGCACGCCGTGGGACGAGCAGATCGAGATCATCGGCACGGCGCTCGGCAAGCCGGAGGAGGCGGACGCGCTCATCAGCGGCATCACCGACACGCTCGGCGACGTCGCAGAGGCGCACCCCGAGTGGCGCGACACGAGCTTCGCGTACGTCTACACGTCGAGCCCCGGCGTGCTCGGCGTCTTCCAGCCGAGCGAGCCGCGAGCCGCGATCCTCGAGCTCATGGGGCTGCGCACAGCCGCGTTCGTCACCGAGCAGCCGGTGGACGAGGGCACGGCCTCGAGCACCCTGAGCCTCGAGAACGCCGACCTTCTTGACGACACCGACCTCGTGTTCAGCTGGTTCGAGAACGCCGAGAACCAGGCGCAGATCGAAGCACAGCCGCTGTACGCGCAGATCCCGGCGGTGCAGCGCGGCTCCGACGTCGTCATCTACGACCACCAGTTCGTGACGGCGGCGAGCCTCATCACGCCGCTCACGGTTCCGTGGGTGATCGACGACTACGTCGAGCTGATTGAGAAGGCAGTGGAGAGACTCTGATGAAACGAACAATGGCGGCGCTCGCCGCGCTCGCGGCAACGGCGCTCATGCTGAGCGGCTGCTCAGCGGCATCCGACGCCCCCGAGAGCACGCCCACGTCGGACGGGGCGTTCCCCGTCACGATCAAGAGCGCGCTGGGAACCGCGACGATCCCCGAGGCACCCAAGCGTGTCGTGTCGATCGGCTGGAGCACCCCCGACATCGCCGTCTCGCTCGGCGTCACTCCCGTCGCGATCGAGGCCGACACGTGGGCCGGCGACAAGGACGGCCTGCTGCCGTGGCTGCGCGACGCGATCGAGAAGAGCGGCGACCCGCTGCCGCAGACGTTCAGCGTGTACCCCGAGATCGACATGGACGCGATCGTGAAGGCGAACCCCGACCTGATCCTCGCGCCCCAGTCCGGCCTCACGCAGGACCAGTACGACGTGCTCTCGAAGCTCGCGCCGACGGTCGCCTACCCGAAGGCGGCGTGGCAGACGAGCTGGACCGAGCAGATCCAGATCGTCGGGAAGGCCCTCGGAAAGCCCGACAAGGCGCAAGGTCTCATCGACGGCATCAACGGCCAGCTCGCGGACGCCGCGGCGGAGCATCCCGAGTTCGAGGGACTCTCGTTCGCGTACGTCTACACGGGCAAGCCCGGTGCCCTCGACGTGTACATGCCCGGCGACCCGCGCGTCGACGTTCTCACGGAGCTCGGCTTCACCGAGGCGCCCGCCGTCGCCGACCTGAAGCCGAGCGCGGGGACGTTCACGTCGACGATCGGCATGGAGAACGCGGACCTGCTCGACGACGTCGACGTGCTGTTCACGTGGTACAACTCCGAGGAGGAGAAGGACGCCGTTGCCGCGCAGGAGCTCTGGAAGCAGATTCCCGCGGTGAAGCGCGGCTCCGTTGTCGAGTTCATCTCCGACCGCCAGCTCGGCATGGCGACGAGCGCGATCACGCCGCTGAGCGTGCCGTGGGCGCTCAACAAGTACCTCCCGCTGATCGAGGAGGGCGTCTCGCACGTCGATGACTGATCGAGGGCCGACGGCACGCGGTCGCTTCGCCCTCGGCGTCGCGGCCGCCGTCGTCGTCCTCGCCGTGACCGTCGTGCTGAGCCTCGGCGTCGGCTCGAAGGAGCTCTCGCTCCAGCAGCTTCTCGACTCCGCCGCCGGGAACGGGAGCGCGTACGTCGACGCCGTGCTCGGCAGCCGCGTCCCGCGCACGGTGCTCGGGCTCATCGTGGGTGCGGCGCTCGGGGTCGCGGGAGGAGTCATGCAGGGCGTCACCCGCAACCCGCTCGCCGATCCGGGACTCTTCGGCGTCAACGCGGGCGCCGCGGCGGCCATCGTGACGGCCGTCGGCTTCGCCGGAGCGGGAGCGGGAGCCTACGTGTGGCTCGCGCTTCTCGGCGCCGCCGTCGCGGTCGTCGCCGTGTACGCGCTCGGCACGTCGCGCGGCGGCGGCTCGGCGACGCGCATCGTTCTCGCGGGCGCCGTCGTCACGGCCGTCTTCTCCGCCTATGTCCAGGCGATCACTTTGAGCTTCCCCGAGGTGTTCGACGCCTACCGGTTCTGGGTCGTCGGCTCTCTCGCCGGCCGGTCTCTCGAGCAGGCGTGGCTCATCCTGCCGTTCGTCGGCGTCGGGCTCGTTCTCGCCCTCGCACTCGCGCCCGCGCTCAACGCTCTCGCGCTCGGCGATGACATCGCCGCGTCCCTCGGCTCGAGCCCCGCCGTCACACGCGTTCTCGCGGGCGTCGCCGTCGCCCTCCTCGCGGGAGCGGCGACGGCCGGGATCGGCCCCATTCTCTTCGTCGGCCTCGCCGTGCCGCACATCGCTCGCGCGCTCTCGGGTCCCGACCACCGGCTGCTGCTGCCGCTGTGCCTCCTGCTCGGGCCCGCGCTCCTGCTCGCCTCGGACGTGCTCGGCCGCGTGATCGCTCGCCCGGACGAGCTCATGGTCGGCGTCATGACCGCGTTCGTCGGCGCGCCCGCGCTCTTCGTCGCCCTTCGGCGCCTGCGGGGTGAGAGACGGTGAACCGGATGCCGCTCACGCTGCGCATCGGCAGCATCCTGTCGCTTCGCCTCTCGCGCCGTTCGCTGCTGGTCGGCGGCCTGCTCGTTCTCGCGCTCGCCGTGCTGTCGGTGCTGTCCCTCTCGCTCGGTGATCTCGGCGTGGCGCCGGCCGCCCTCCCCGCGGCGATCTTCGGCGACGGCTCGGGCGCCGACGGCTTCGTCGTGCAGACCCTGCGCGGCCCTCGCCTGCTCGTCGCGATCGGGGC encodes the following:
- a CDS encoding aldo/keto reductase, which translates into the protein MSASVPTLTLRTGFTIPQIGLGVYKVPAEQTADVVLTALEAGYRHVDTATLYRNEKAVGEGIRRSGVPREELFVTTKVWDDDHGYDSTLAAFDRSLDLLGLDYLDLYLIHWPVPSRDRYVETWHALERLAADGRVRSIGVSNFHAHHLERLSAESESVPAVNQIETHPWLPQHEDRAYGETHGIVTEAWSPLARGRVLGDETLGRLAAKHGVSAAQIVIRWHLQLGNVVIPKSVTPARIRENLDVFGFELDFEDLAAIAELETGERTGSDPDDH
- a CDS encoding siderophore-interacting protein, producing MQNETDAATLTPVRPAFCNFDLTVGRVRRLSPHFTRITFTGDELDHFGTEGLDQRIKIVLPLAATGFDTFPSGPDWYGAWRQLPDEQRNPFRTYSIRAIRCDQRELDVDFVSHGDGGPASAWAATARAGDRAVVVGPDARAGESRVGISWNPGAARHLLIAGDETAVPAVSAILAQLPSDAVGRVFLEVPSAADMLEVRAPEGVHVHWLPRAVPDADYGMRLVDAVRGWVREHVREVSATRIELGDIDIDAEILWDVPDPASAPGPEDMYAWIAGEAGAVKTLRRFLVSETGLDRRAVAFMGYWRLGKSEV
- a CDS encoding iron-siderophore ABC transporter substrate-binding protein; the encoded protein is MPSPRRILAGTLALAAAVALSGCSAPAASDVPAESASSAFPVTIRSSLGDATVAAQPERVLTLGQGTADTVVALGITPVAVEADAWGGDADGYQPWVREAIEERGDALPALIAGGTEIDMDAVVAADPDLILAPQSGLTQDQFDVLSKLAPTVAYPGQAWSTPWDEQIEIIGTALGKPEEADALISGITDTLGDVAEAHPEWRDTSFAYVYTSSPGVLGVFQPSEPRAAILELMGLRTAAFVTEQPVDEGTASSTLSLENADLLDDTDLVFSWFENAENQAQIEAQPLYAQIPAVQRGSDVVIYDHQFVTAASLITPLTVPWVIDDYVELIEKAVERL
- a CDS encoding iron-siderophore ABC transporter substrate-binding protein, with the translated sequence MKRTMAALAALAATALMLSGCSAASDAPESTPTSDGAFPVTIKSALGTATIPEAPKRVVSIGWSTPDIAVSLGVTPVAIEADTWAGDKDGLLPWLRDAIEKSGDPLPQTFSVYPEIDMDAIVKANPDLILAPQSGLTQDQYDVLSKLAPTVAYPKAAWQTSWTEQIQIVGKALGKPDKAQGLIDGINGQLADAAAEHPEFEGLSFAYVYTGKPGALDVYMPGDPRVDVLTELGFTEAPAVADLKPSAGTFTSTIGMENADLLDDVDVLFTWYNSEEEKDAVAAQELWKQIPAVKRGSVVEFISDRQLGMATSAITPLSVPWALNKYLPLIEEGVSHVDD
- a CDS encoding FecCD family ABC transporter permease, which encodes MTDRGPTARGRFALGVAAAVVVLAVTVVLSLGVGSKELSLQQLLDSAAGNGSAYVDAVLGSRVPRTVLGLIVGAALGVAGGVMQGVTRNPLADPGLFGVNAGAAAAIVTAVGFAGAGAGAYVWLALLGAAVAVVAVYALGTSRGGGSATRIVLAGAVVTAVFSAYVQAITLSFPEVFDAYRFWVVGSLAGRSLEQAWLILPFVGVGLVLALALAPALNALALGDDIAASLGSSPAVTRVLAGVAVALLAGAATAGIGPILFVGLAVPHIARALSGPDHRLLLPLCLLLGPALLLASDVLGRVIARPDELMVGVMTAFVGAPALFVALRRLRGERR